The nucleotide sequence CCGGCCCCGGCCACGGCCATGCCGTCCAGGACAAGCTCCAGCGCTCCCTCACCGCACTGCGCGACTCGGTGGGCGCGGCGGTCTATCTCAGCCGCTACGTGGACGGCGAAATCAAGATCACGCAGTATGCGGACGGACCGCGGACGCCCAAGGTCAACGAGTGGGTGGACTTCCGCTCCGCCGCCCATGCGATGGCGCTCGGCAAATGCCTGCTCACCCAGCTCGACCACGACAGCCGCCGCGATCATCTCTCCCGCCACAAGACGGTGCGGCTCACCTCCCGGACCACCACCAACGAAAGGGTGCTGTTCCGCAAGCTGGACAGCCAGCCCGCCACTGTCCCCGTCCTTGACCTGCAGGAATACGCGATCGGCACGGTCTGCGCGGCGGTTCCGGTCAGCGCCGGCCGCTCGGTGGGCTGTCTGGCCCTCTCCCTCCCCCTGGCCCACGCCCACCGGCTGCGCCAGGCCGCGGACGCCCTCAACCGTGAGGCGGCCCCGATGCTGCTCTCCCTCTCCATCTGAGCGCGGATCCCGGCCCCGGCTGGTCCCGGAGGGAGCCCCGGCCGCTCGGAGGGCTCCGCTATGCCCCGGAGAGCGTTGGTCAAAACCACCCTCCCGGACCAGGTAGTATTTACGTCGTCAGCAGGCGCCGCTAGCTCAGTTGGTTAGAGCAGCTGACTCTTAATCAGCGGGTCCGGGGTTCGAGTCCCTGGCGGCGCACAACTGATCAAGCGAATGGCCCGGGTGTGCAAGAACCCCGGGCCATTCAGCGTACTGCCCCGCCTCGCACCTCGAGCGAGTCCAGCAGCTCGCCCGTGGCGGCGGCGATCGCCTCGACGGCCTTGTCGAAT is from Streptomyces hygroscopicus and encodes:
- a CDS encoding IclR family transcriptional regulator, giving the protein MALRPEPTAPFHSVQHALRILEVVAKHSSGVSDIMIARETRLPAHQLADLLLMLRREGYVEQIADGAYVGGISLTLLGSAGPGHGHAVQDKLQRSLTALRDSVGAAVYLSRYVDGEIKITQYADGPRTPKVNEWVDFRSAAHAMALGKCLLTQLDHDSRRDHLSRHKTVRLTSRTTTNERVLFRKLDSQPATVPVLDLQEYAIGTVCAAVPVSAGRSVGCLALSLPLAHAHRLRQAADALNREAAPMLLSLSI